Within Phaenicophaeus curvirostris isolate KB17595 chromosome 7, BPBGC_Pcur_1.0, whole genome shotgun sequence, the genomic segment GGTGCAGGACCACCCCGTTGCAGAAGATAAGCTTCCCCTCCACCGGGTTTGACCTGGAAGGAACGTGACAGCCCCAAACATGAATGGAATGAGttagaaaggaagaggaaggaaagagaaagagaaggaggaaaagaggaagaaataaagagagaaagatagagagaaagggagagagagagagagaaagagagaaaaagagagaaataaagggagagaaaaagagaacaagagggagggagagagagaaggagaaggagaaggagaaggagaaggagaaggagaaggagaaggagaaggagaaggagaaggagaaggagaaggagaaggagaaagaaagagaaagaggaaaaggagaaaaagagaatgaaatagaaagagaaggagaaaaatacagaaagaaataaagacagaaatagagaaagagaaagagaaagagaaagagaaagagaaagagaaagagaaagagaaagagaaagagaaagagaaagaaggaagaaaaagagaaaaagagggagagaaaaagagaaaaagagagagaacaagcgagagggagagagaaagagaaagaggttaagagaatgagagaaagaaatagaagtaaagagagagaaagatataaacagcaaaaagaagaaataaagagagagagaaagggtaAGACAGATGAGTAAAAtagagaagagagagggaaagagaagaaaaaaagaaagggaaagaaagataaaaagaaaaaggaaagagaagaagatGGGGGAGAAAAGCTAAACAACTAATTACTTGAGGAGCAATAAATGAAGGATTTAAGAGGCACCTAATCACCGAGGAGTTAATAAAACGCTTAGCGGTGGCCCCCGAAGCTCGGGCTCACCTGTACGCCAGGCGCAGCACGAAGAGCTCCAGGAAGGCGGACTCGAAGAGCAGGTCCTGGTCGGTCTTGGGGAGGTCGGTGAAGCCGGGGATCTTCTCCGCCCAGCCGCGGATGATCTCCATGGAGCCGGTCAGGAGATCGTAGAACTGCTGGATGTGCTGAGTGTCGTCCCCGCTCATCTGGTAGTCGGGGCTAGCCTGGAACTggaaattcattttaaaaagcgCTTAATGAGGTTCTCTAAAGTATATAACCCGTGAAATTGCTCACCCCGCTTCTAGTCGGGGAGCCGGGTTTTTATAACAATTAAACCTCTCTCTGACCAGTGAGGAAATTAGATGTTCCGGGGCAATTAATTCAATTAGGAGCGGCGCTCCCCGAGGGCGGCTCCTGCCGGCCCCCGCCTGTCCCCCCCGGCCCCCGGAGCCCCGGCGGGGGGGAAGGGGCTGCCGGGCCCCGGCTCTCCCCTCCGGCCGtcggggcagggagggagggacggggacacggggcggggggcgcggggctgcCCCCCCTCGGCTCTCCCCTCCGGCTGTTGGAGCCCCGCGGGGCAGCGCAGACGGGGGGGACGGGGACCCTCGCCTCTCCCCTCCGGCCACCTGAGCgcgggcgggggggggacggggggaaCGGGGCTGCCGCCCCCTCTCCGCTCCCCTCCGGCCCCCGGAGCCCCGACGGGACGGGCGGAGGGTCGGGGCTGCCGCCCCCTCTCCGCTCCCCTCCGGCCTCGGGGCccggggaggagggagggtcGGGGCTGCCGCCGCTCGCCCCGGGCCCCCCGAGCCCCGACGGGGCGGGCAgcgcccccctccccgggcGGGTCCCTCCGCGAGCTCGGCGCCGCTTACCCTGGAATAGTCCAGGCTGGTCATAGCCGGGTTGGAGTCGACATGGGCTCTCACCAGCGCACCGATCAGACTCACCGGGGGCGAGGGGGGGGAGGGCTCCTGGGGGCTCTTGGGCTTGGACGGCAGGCGACCCCTCCGTCCCTTGAGGCTGTCCGTGCGCACCACTGCAAGAGAGAGCGGGGCTGAGCGGCGtgcgggccgggccgggccgggcggggcgcggggacTCACCCTCCTTCACCATCCCGACCGCCAGGCACTTCTGGAACCGGCAGTACTGGCACCGGTTGCGGCGGCGCTTGTCCACCGGGCAGCTCTTGTTGGCCAGGCACACGTACTTGGCGTTCTTCTGCACCGTGCGCTGCGGGAGGGGGGTCAGCGCCGGGGAACCGCTCCCGCCGCGCACCGACCCCCCTTTTCGCATTTACTattcccccccttttctttcttcccttccatcCACCTCCCCACCCCCCGCCTTTTCGTTTTTtaccccttttttcccctccaccttCTTCCCcacccttccttccccttctttccccgcttctttttcctctcttttatccctttcttccccccttcttttttcccctctctttttcccctctctttccccctttctttttcccttttctttttccccctttcttccccctcttgttttcccctccttcccttttatcgtctttctttttttcacctttctttttctcatctttcgTTTCCCCttttattaatgtttatttttcccctttcttttttttacctttgttttcccttttctttccccccctttccttttccccctttccttttttcccctttccttctccccctttccttttcccccctttctgttttcccatgtctttttcccctttctttttcccgACTTTCCTATTCCCCCCTTCTTATTCCCCacttccttttctccccttcttttcacccccttccttttcctcccttcctattcccccttccttttctcctttttaattttccccctttcttttctcctttttaattttccccctttcttcctcccccctttctgttttttccccccttctctttttttcccttttgactctcccctttacttttttttttcctttctttcttttttttttccagggcatTTAACAGAGGGAAATTGATAGCGTTCACATCTGAGCTAACCTCGCAGCTCCTAGCCGCGTTTTATATGCCAAGAGGCGGGAAGGAGGCGCTCGGTAAATACAAATCCGTGGGCATTCATATTATTTACATTCCTTGGAGACCTCCTCTATTTAAATGATAAGATTATTCAATCAGGATGGCGAGATAAAGCGATCACTTAATTTCACCCGGGGGGATTCCGTTCCGCTCGGTTAGCTCAGACCGGGCTCTGGTCCCAACCCGCCTCCATCCGCGGGGAGACGGGGCGGGGGGATGGATAAACGGGGCCCCCAGCCCCGACGGGgcccccggggctccccccggCTCTGTGTCCCGACCCGTCTCGGTCCGAGGGGGGACGCGCGGGCCCCCGGGGCTCACCTTGAAGAAGCCCTTGCAGCCCTCGCAGGTGCGGACGCCGTAGTGCTGGCAGGCGGCGTTGTCCCCGCAGACGGCGCAGAGCCCCTCGCTGGACGGGGACCCGCGGGCGGGCGGGGACGGCGCCGGCCCGTCCATGAGCGGCGGGTGCGGCAGCGGCAGCCCCGGGAAGGGCAGCGGCGGCTTGCGGAGCGCGCCGGGCACGGCGAAGGGCTGCGCGTCCCCGGCCAGAGGCGGCCCCGCCGCCTCGGGCCCCGCGTGGAGCGGCCCCTCGAAGCGCATCTGGCAGCTGGGGGCCGGCGTCCCCGGCGGGGACTGCTTGAAGGAGAAGAGCGAGAGGCGCGACACGGGCGCCTTGCGCGGCTCGATCATGTGCGTGGTGGCCACGTAGTTGGGGTGGAAGTTGTGCAGGGAGCCGGCGTCGTCCCAGACCGGGCCGTGCTGCACCGGGAAGGCGGGCGCCGAGGGCGTCGGGGGCGACGAGGGCTTGTAGTAGACGGAGCCCGAGTGGGGCAGCATCTCCTCGGGCTGCGGGGGCAGGTGCTGCTGGTAGCCGTGCATCTGCACCTCCTCCACCTTGATGGACGCCTGGTGCTGCTGTCCGGACAGCGGCATCTGGTACAGGCACGGCGGCTTCACGTCGTAGCTCGTGCTGTAGTTGTCCATAAAGGTGctgaagctggggagggaggtggtggcGGTGATCTCGGTGTTGGTGAGGTCCATGCTAAACTTGACGAACTCGGGCGTTAGGAAGTCGGAGCTGTACTCCCCCGACGAGTGGTAGCTGTAGCTCTGCGAGGCCGGGCTGGCTCCTTGAGGCGAGGACCCATACTGAGCCTGAACACAGGGCATGGCTGGAAACGAGACACGGTCAGACgggcgccccccgcgccccgctCCGCCGGGGGCACCGGGACTCGGGGCAGGGGGCGGCGGGGACCGCGGtcccggggccgcggggggaCGCGAGGGGCACGAACCTTCGGGCGGGTGCGAGGCGCGCTCGGGGGAGCCGAAGGCGGACAGCGTCGGGGCGCGGCGGGGAGCGGAGATCCCGCGGCTTCAGCAGGcggagaggggctccagcctgCCCGCAGCGCTGCCTGCAACACACGCGCACGCGGAGCCTCCTCAGGGAGGGCGCAAAACGCGGCCCCCGCCCGCGCAGGAGCCCCCCCcggagccccccgggacccgCCTCGGCTGGGAAAGTTGTCGGGGCGGCTCCGGGACAGCCCGAGCGGGGAGAAGCCGGGTGGGACGCGAGGGATGCTCCCGCGGGGTCAGAGCGCTGCgccctccctgcatccccgcatcccgCGGGATCGGCGGGGACAGCCCGGGCACGGGGACCCGCATCCCCTCGTCCGGCGCGGGGGGCGAGCGGCTACGGGGACCCGGGGACCCGCATCGCCCCCCGCGGGGGCGAGCATCCTCGGGGACCCGGGGCGAGCATCCTCGGGGACCCGCATCCCCGCGGGTGACAGGCGCGCCCCGTCCCACCCCGGGCTGGAGAGGCAGCGGCCACCCCGGTGCGTGggtcctctcctccctcctgcccaATTCCTCGCGcgtgggaaggaggaggaggaggaggaggaaggctgagaCGCGCGGGGACTCACCGGAGAGCGCAGCACCCTGCATGCATCCAAGTGCCGGGCGGCGGGGGACACGTCGGGGGGCTGCGGCAAAATAAAACGCGTGTGTGGGGGGGGAAAGAGCGTGCGGCAGCGTCGCTCCGGAGTGCTGCCTTCCTCGCAATGTGCCTTTGTTTATGTGGGCTCCCTATTCCACAGCCAACGTGCACCCCGAGCCCGTGCGCGTCACCGCGCGTCACCGCCGCCCGCCCAATCAGCCCCGACGGGGCGGGCAGGGGGCggcttctctccctccccccctctccccatcctctccctttTGGTAAATTtccgacagtgacgacacactCCTTCAAGGTGGGCACCCCCTCCTTTTTCCAACCATCCCCgtttcttttccaaactcaCCCTTTTCCatgcccccccctcccccttttcccttttatttttaagcgctggggaggggatggaggaggaggaggaggggaggtgggGTCTCATCTGCATATTGAGCGCCACCCGCCCTCCGAAAGTGAGAGTTGAGGCGTGGTCCTGCGTGTCTCCCACTCCCCCCCCTTGCTGGCGTCATCATTGACGCAACCACCGGGCTCTCCAAAAATAGAGCGAACCCCGACGGGAGCTCCTGGGGCACCGGGCAGCTCCCGGGACCTCGGGGACGCGGAACCCGCGTCCCCGAGGTCCCGGGAGCTCCCCGGTGCCCGCTTTTATTTCTGGGGAGAAAACCCTTTATTTTGGGAAATATCCCTTAAAGAGCCGTGCATCCGCTCCACCTTTCATTCATTGCATCCCTTCTCCGCATCCGAGGGGCAGCGTGGGATAGGGGATGCGGAGCAGCGTGATGGGAGGGCGGCCAAACCTGCTGCGCTTCGTAAAAACCCACTGGGGATGTTAATTTTTGAAGGTCCATCCGGCACCAGCGAGGTTGTAGAAGCagggaatgttttgggttggaagggaacccaaagcccatccagttccagcccctggtgtgggcagggacacctcccgctggatcaggggctccaagccccatccaagctggcctggaacacttccagacaccacttctctgggcaacctgggccaaggcc encodes:
- the NR4A2 gene encoding nuclear receptor subfamily 4 group A member 2, which encodes MPCVQAQYGSSPQGASPASQSYSYHSSGEYSSDFLTPEFVKFSMDLTNTEITATTSLPSFSTFMDNYSTSYDVKPPCLYQMPLSGQQHQASIKVEEVQMHGYQQHLPPQPEEMLPHSGSVYYKPSSPPTPSAPAFPVQHGPVWDDAGSLHNFHPNYVATTHMIEPRKAPVSRLSLFSFKQSPPGTPAPSCQMRFEGPLHAGPEAAGPPLAGDAQPFAVPGALRKPPLPFPGLPLPHPPLMDGPAPSPPARGSPSSEGLCAVCGDNAACQHYGVRTCEGCKGFFKRTVQKNAKYVCLANKSCPVDKRRRNRCQYCRFQKCLAVGMVKEVVRTDSLKGRRGRLPSKPKSPQEPSPPSPPVSLIGALVRAHVDSNPAMTSLDYSRFQASPDYQMSGDDTQHIQQFYDLLTGSMEIIRGWAEKIPGFTDLPKTDQDLLFESAFLELFVLRLAYRSNPVEGKLIFCNGVVLHRLQCVRGFGEWIDSIVEFSSNLQNMNIDISAFSCIAALAMVTERHGLKEPKRVEELQNKIVNCLKDHVTFNNGGLNRPNYLSKLLGKLPELRTLCTQGLQRIFYLKLEDLVPPPAIIDKLFLDTLPF